In the genome of Rhizobium etli 8C-3, one region contains:
- a CDS encoding CpaF family protein, which translates to MFGKRGNEGLGKVGAVSAPPPPPAAAAPASAPAVLVEPARDPGRHQVTPPPMQAPQRRRPARTEEYYDTKAQVFSALIDTIDLSQLAKLDAESAREEIRDIVNDIITIKNFAMSISEQEELLEDICNDVLGYGPLEPLLARDDIADIMVNGAGKTFIEVGGKTVESEIRFRDNGQLLSICQRIVSQVGRRVDESSPICDARLPDGSRVNVIAPPLAIDGPALTIRKFKKDKLTLDQLVRFGAITPEGATLLQIIGRVRCNVVISGGTGSGKTTLLNCLTNYIDRDERVITCEDTAELQLQQPHVVRLETRPPNIEGEGEITMRDLVKNCLRMRPERIIVGEVRGPEVFDLLQAMNTGHDGSMGTIHSNSPRECLSRIESMIAMGGYSLPAKTVREIISGSIDVIIQAARLRDGSRRITAITEVIGMEGDVIITQDLMRYEIEGEDAGGRLIGRHMSTGIGKPHFWDRARYYNEEKRLAAALDEMEAKSKEI; encoded by the coding sequence ATGTTCGGAAAACGCGGAAATGAAGGCCTCGGAAAGGTCGGCGCCGTAAGCGCACCGCCACCGCCGCCGGCCGCGGCGGCTCCCGCTTCCGCGCCCGCCGTGCTGGTCGAGCCGGCAAGGGATCCTGGCCGGCATCAGGTGACACCGCCGCCGATGCAGGCGCCGCAGCGCCGGCGGCCGGCCCGCACCGAAGAATATTATGACACCAAGGCGCAGGTCTTCTCGGCGCTGATCGATACGATCGACCTCTCCCAGCTTGCCAAGCTCGATGCCGAAAGCGCTCGCGAGGAAATTCGCGACATCGTCAACGACATCATCACCATCAAGAATTTCGCCATGTCGATATCCGAGCAGGAAGAGCTGCTCGAAGACATCTGCAACGATGTTCTCGGCTATGGTCCGCTGGAGCCGCTGCTCGCGCGCGACGATATCGCCGACATCATGGTCAACGGGGCCGGCAAGACATTCATCGAAGTCGGCGGCAAGACGGTCGAATCGGAAATTCGCTTCCGCGACAACGGCCAGCTTCTGTCGATCTGCCAGCGCATCGTCAGCCAGGTCGGCCGCCGCGTCGATGAATCGAGCCCGATCTGCGACGCCCGTCTTCCGGACGGCTCGCGTGTCAACGTCATCGCCCCGCCGCTCGCCATCGACGGTCCGGCGCTCACGATCCGTAAATTCAAGAAGGACAAGCTGACCCTCGATCAGCTCGTCCGCTTCGGCGCGATCACGCCCGAAGGCGCAACGCTCCTGCAGATCATTGGCCGGGTGCGCTGCAACGTGGTGATCTCCGGCGGTACGGGTTCGGGCAAGACGACGCTGCTGAACTGCCTGACGAACTATATCGACAGAGACGAGCGGGTCATCACCTGCGAAGATACGGCCGAACTGCAGCTGCAGCAGCCACATGTGGTTAGGCTGGAAACCCGTCCGCCCAACATCGAAGGCGAAGGCGAGATCACCATGCGTGACCTCGTCAAGAACTGCCTGCGCATGCGTCCGGAACGCATCATCGTCGGCGAAGTGCGCGGACCGGAGGTTTTCGATCTTCTGCAGGCGATGAATACCGGTCACGACGGCTCGATGGGAACGATCCACTCGAATTCGCCGCGCGAATGCCTGAGCCGTATCGAATCCATGATCGCCATGGGCGGCTACAGTCTCCCGGCAAAGACCGTTCGCGAGATCATCTCCGGCTCGATCGACGTCATCATCCAGGCAGCGCGTCTTCGCGACGGCTCGCGGCGCATCACAGCCATTACCGAGGTAATCGGCATGGAAGGCGACGTGATCATCACCCAGGACCTGATGCGCTACGAGATTGAAGGCGAGGACGCTGGCGGCCGGCTGATCGGCCGTCATATGTCGACCGGTATCGGCAAACCGCATTTCTGGGATCGCGCGCGCTACTATAACGAGGAAAAGCGCCTGGCCGCCGCCCTGGATGAGATGGAAGCAAAGTCGAAGGAAATATGA